The following is a genomic window from Rhodoferax sp. PAMC 29310.
CAGGTGGCGCAGACTCACGTCGTTGGCCAGCATGACCAGCCGGATACCGTCCAGCGCCTGCTCCGGCGTGGCGCCCATGCGCACATCGCCGGTGATCACAGCCACCTCGGCTTCAAAGTCAATGCCAAAGGACTCGCTGGCGCACACTACGTCGTTGCAGGCGCCCAGAAAATCGTCGCTGCCACCTTGGTACATCAAGGGGTCGGTATAGAAGCTGGGCGGCATTTCAGCCCCGCGCGCCTGGCGGACCAACTCGACGTGGTTGATATAAGCCGAGCCGTCGGCCCACTGGTAAGCCCGGGGCAGCGGTGCCATGCATTGTTTGGGGTCAAACGAAAAAGCATGACGCGGCTTGCCGTGATTTAGCGTGTCATACAGGTCTTGCAACTGGGGCGACATGAAGTTCCAGTCGTCCAGAACCTGCTGGAGGCGATTGGCAATGCCCGAGGCGTAGTGAGCGGTACTGAGGTCACGCGAGACAACGATCAACTGACCGTCACGTGAACCGTCTTTGTAAGTGGCAAGTTTCATAGGGAAATGGCGTGGGTTCCAGCGTGCGGACCGGCCAAACGCCGTGCAAGTGGGGTGTTGGTAAACTGGGCCGGATCATCATACCGCTGTGCCCCATGCCCACTCTGGCCGCTCTATTCACCCCTTTCCTCGCGACGCTTTCGCAGCGCAGGCCATGACGCCGGGCCTGCCTGCCAAAGGGTTGGCCGCGCTCACGGCGGCGGTGGTCGCCGCGCATTGGGCTCTGTTGCAGGCCGGCACGCTGTCGTTGGGGGTCAGCGCCCCCGCTGCGGTCGAGCCTGCACGCGCCTTTGTGACCCGCACTTTGACCCCCGTTTTGGCTCCTGCTACCGCGCCCGCAGCCAATCCCGCACCGGTGAAGCCGATCGCCCGCACCCCGCGCGCACCTGCGCCTGTCGCGGCACTTCCGGCCGCCCCATTGGCACCCGCCAGCCCAGTGCCGGAGCCCGTGGTGGTGGCCGCCGCGCCGCCACCCGAAAGTCCCGCCGCCCCAGCGCCGTCAACGGCGGCCTCAGAAGACGCCACACCGGTTCCCAGTGCAGCCACCGTGCCGGGCTCGGCCCTGCTGCGCTACGAGGTGTCCTCCAATAAACTGCCATTTACCGTGAATGGCATTTTCAAATGGCAGCAAGACGGCAGCACCTACGAGGCCCAACTGTCTTACAGCGCCTTTGGCTTTTCGCGCAGCCAAACCAGCCGGGGTGCCGTAAGAAGCACTGGCTTGGCCCCAGAACGCTTTGCCGACAAGCTCCGCAACGAGGTGGCCGCCCACTTCAACCACACGGCTGGCAAGGTCACCTTCAGCGCCAACACGCCGGATGTGGCCCTGCTAAACGGCGCGCAGGACCGATTGAGCGTCCTGGTTCAACTCGGCGCCCAGATTGCCGCTGCCCCTGACCGTTACCCCGAGGGCACCACGGTGTCCTTCCAGACCATTGGCCCCCGGGATGCCGCCATCTGGCTCTTCACGGTGCAGGCGCCAGAAACTGTGACCCTGCCCGGTGGCGAATTGCAAGCCCTGAAACTGGTTAGCAACCCGCGCCAGGACTATGACCAGAAGGTCGAACTGTGGCTGGCGCCGGCTTTGGGCTACCTGCCGGCACGCATCCGCATCACGGAACGCAATGGAGACGCCATCGACCAAAAGTGGTTGGCTACCGAATTGCCCAGTTGACGCCCTGCGAATAGGCCGGGCGCTCTCAGATAGAAAGGTCTGCCCTTGAAATCAGTCCCCCATGCAACCAACTGTGTTCAAGCAATGATTGAGGGATAATTCACCATGCAAACGCTCTACGACTCTGACACCTATTCTGTGACGCATATGCTGGCCAACGCGGTCGCGGCAGACGCCTCCACTGAGGCGGGCAGCAAAATGGCCGATGCAGCCCCCCGGATTCCCACCCTGGCCCGTCACGGCTTTGAAATTGTGGACAAACGCTCGGGCAAAGAGGTGTACCTCGACGGCTCCTGGGCTGAATTGTTTCAACAACACATCTCGGCTTGGCAAGAAAACACCCCCACCCAGGAAGAAGTGGAAGACACGCTGGAACGGTACGCCGAATTGGCGCAAAACCCCGTCGTCGTGCACTGATCCTGCAACTTTCAACCAGGCAGCGAGCCCTTTGATGTTCCGCGCTCGCCTTGGAGTCTGGTTCGCAGCGCTCAGCTTGGTGGCTTGCACGACCCCACCTCACCTGCCGACTGCGCCGGACGCATTCAACTACAGCGCGCAACTTGAGCAGCTTTTGCCCACCGACGTGCTGATCTTGGGCGAGCAGCACGACGTCGCCCACCACCAACGCATTCATCTCGCTGTGGTTCAACGCTTGGCACACAGCCAACGTTTGGGTTCGCTTGCGCTGGAAATGGCCGATGAAGGCAACAGCACCAAAGAGTTGAACCGGCACGCCAGCGAAGCCGAAGTTCGGGCGGCCCTGCAATGGCAAGACGACGCTTGGCCGTGGTCGGCCTACGGCCCAGCTGTCATGGCCGCCGTGCGCACGGGCGTGTTGGTGGCAGGGGCCAACCTACCCGCGGCCCGCCTTCGGGAGGCCATGGCCAACCCAAGGCTTGACGGGTTGTTGCGCGGACCCGCTCTGAAAGCGCAGCAACAAGCCATTCGCATCGGGCACTGCAATTTATTGCCAGAAAGCCAGATTGCCCCCATGACACGGGTGCAAATTGCGCGCGACGTCAGCATGGCGCAAACAGTGGCCTCGCTGGCACAAACCGACAAGACTGTGCTGCTGTTGGCGGGCAATGGCCATGCCGATCAATCAGTCGGAGTGCCACTGCAACTACCACCCACTTTAAAGGTAAAGACGGTACTTCTCAGCGCAGATAAAGCGCAGGCAGCTATTCATTCAATAGCTAATTTCAGCCAAATATGGGCCACGGATGCCGCCCCGCCGACCGACTACTGCGCAGACTTTGAAGCCAACCGCTCCCCATCGGGGCCGCCCGCCGTCAAAACGCCCTGAGCCGGCGGCCGGGCTACCCCAAATCGCCCCATCAAGCGGCGACAATTCACCCCTATGACCACAACTGCCTACATTCTTACCCTGTCCTGCCAGGACCGTTTGGGCCTGGTGCACGCGGTTTCCGGCTTTCTGCTGGACCGCGGCGCCAACATCGAAGAAGCCGCCCAGTACAACGACCACGACACCTGCCTGTTTTTCATGCGCATTCAGTTCGCCTGCGAGCAGACTGACGCCGAAGCTTTGAAAGCCCAGTGGGCAGCTTTTTCACAGCCCTACATCATGGACTGGAACCTGCACACACGCAGCCAGCCCATGCGTGCCGTGATCATGGTCAGCAAAGACGGGCACTGCCTGAACGACTTGTTGTTTCGTTGGAAAACCGGCTTGCTGCCGCTGGACATTCGGGCCATCGTCTCGAACCACCGCGAGTTCTACCAACTGGCCGCCAGCTACAACGTGCCGTTTCACCATATTCCGGTCACCACTGCCACCAAGGCGCAGGCCGAAGCCAAGCAGTACGAGATCATTGAAAACGAAGGGGCCGAACTGGTGGTGCTGGCGCGCTACATGCAAGTATTGAGCGACGACCTGTGTCGGAAATTGGCAGGTCGGGCCATCAACATCCACCACTCGTTTCTGCCCAGCTTCAAGGGCGCGAAGCCCTATTACCAGGCGCACGACCGCGGTGTGAAACTGATTGGCGCCACGGCCCACTATGTCACGGCCGACTTGGACGAAGGCCCCATCATCGAGCAAGACGTGGCCAGGGTGGACCACAGCAAATCCGTGGAAGACCTGACCACCCTGGGACGGGACACCGAGAGCCAGGTGCTGGCCCGCGCCGTGAAGTGGCACAGCGAGCACCGGGTGCTGATCAACGGTCACAAGACCGTGATCTTCAAATAAGCACCCAGCGCAAACGCTGAGGATTCATGGCGCCGCGCTGGCCGCCATAGACAGGGGTGGCTTACGCGCCCAGTTGCGCCATTTCTTCACCCAGACGAATGGCACCATTGGGCGTCCACGCCACGCTGAACTGCAGGGGGCTCTTGGGAAACAGCATGACGACGGTGGAGCCTAGCAAAAAACGCCCCATCTCCTGGCCCTGCTTCAATTCAATGCTCTGATCTTCATAGCGCCATTCGCGTATTTCACCGGGGCGGGGCGGGTTGACCACACCGTGCCACACGGTGGCCATGCTGCCCACAATGGTGGCGCCCACCAGCACCAGCACAAACGGGCCTCGGGCCGACTCAAACACGCACACCACCCGCTCGTTGCGGGCAAACAGGCCCGGTACACCGCGCGCTGTGGTCGGGTTCACCGAAAACAGGTCGCCGGGCACGT
Proteins encoded in this region:
- a CDS encoding fumarylacetoacetate hydrolase family protein — its product is MKLATYKDGSRDGQLIVVSRDLSTAHYASGIANRLQQVLDDWNFMSPQLQDLYDTLNHGKPRHAFSFDPKQCMAPLPRAYQWADGSAYINHVELVRQARGAEMPPSFYTDPLMYQGGSDDFLGACNDVVCASESFGIDFEAEVAVITGDVRMGATPEQALDGIRLVMLANDVSLRHLIPGELGKGFGFLQSKPATAFSPVAVTLDEFTTGGESAWDKGRLNLMLQSTWNGRKVGRCDAGPEMTFHFGQLISHLCKTRNVRAGSIVGSGTVSNKDWSRGYSCIAEKRAIETIQGGKATTDFMKYGDTIHIEMKGRDGLSVFGAIEQEIAPPPLVVGQS
- a CDS encoding DUF3108 domain-containing protein, producing the protein MPHAHSGRSIHPFPRDAFAAQAMTPGLPAKGLAALTAAVVAAHWALLQAGTLSLGVSAPAAVEPARAFVTRTLTPVLAPATAPAANPAPVKPIARTPRAPAPVAALPAAPLAPASPVPEPVVVAAAPPPESPAAPAPSTAASEDATPVPSAATVPGSALLRYEVSSNKLPFTVNGIFKWQQDGSTYEAQLSYSAFGFSRSQTSRGAVRSTGLAPERFADKLRNEVAAHFNHTAGKVTFSANTPDVALLNGAQDRLSVLVQLGAQIAAAPDRYPEGTTVSFQTIGPRDAAIWLFTVQAPETVTLPGGELQALKLVSNPRQDYDQKVELWLAPALGYLPARIRITERNGDAIDQKWLATELPS
- a CDS encoding DUF3567 domain-containing protein, whose protein sequence is MQTLYDSDTYSVTHMLANAVAADASTEAGSKMADAAPRIPTLARHGFEIVDKRSGKEVYLDGSWAELFQQHISAWQENTPTQEEVEDTLERYAELAQNPVVVH
- a CDS encoding ChaN family lipoprotein, translated to MFRARLGVWFAALSLVACTTPPHLPTAPDAFNYSAQLEQLLPTDVLILGEQHDVAHHQRIHLAVVQRLAHSQRLGSLALEMADEGNSTKELNRHASEAEVRAALQWQDDAWPWSAYGPAVMAAVRTGVLVAGANLPAARLREAMANPRLDGLLRGPALKAQQQAIRIGHCNLLPESQIAPMTRVQIARDVSMAQTVASLAQTDKTVLLLAGNGHADQSVGVPLQLPPTLKVKTVLLSADKAQAAIHSIANFSQIWATDAAPPTDYCADFEANRSPSGPPAVKTP
- the purU gene encoding formyltetrahydrofolate deformylase; protein product: MTTTAYILTLSCQDRLGLVHAVSGFLLDRGANIEEAAQYNDHDTCLFFMRIQFACEQTDAEALKAQWAAFSQPYIMDWNLHTRSQPMRAVIMVSKDGHCLNDLLFRWKTGLLPLDIRAIVSNHREFYQLAASYNVPFHHIPVTTATKAQAEAKQYEIIENEGAELVVLARYMQVLSDDLCRKLAGRAINIHHSFLPSFKGAKPYYQAHDRGVKLIGATAHYVTADLDEGPIIEQDVARVDHSKSVEDLTTLGRDTESQVLARAVKWHSEHRVLINGHKTVIFK